From a single Rhodococcus qingshengii JCM 15477 genomic region:
- a CDS encoding NAD(P)H-dependent flavin oxidoreductase, producing the protein MFIISTPDLVIAQCTSGIIGSFPALNARPQSALRDWLKLITVAREEHDREHPENPSAPFAVNLIVHRSNNRLEEDLATIAEFEVPIVITSLGARTDINDAVHAYGGIVLHDVIDNRFARKAIEKGADGLIAVAAGAGGHAGRQSPFALIREIREWFAGPLLLSGAIAHGDSILAALAAGADLAYVGSAFIATEEANADPAYKEMIVGSGASDIVYSNLFTGVHGNYLRGSIVAAGLDPDNLAESDPSAMSFATNDTDTKAWRDIWGAGQGIGAIDAVLPTHVVVERLAAEYSAARERICRL; encoded by the coding sequence ATGTTCATCATCTCGACTCCTGACCTCGTCATCGCGCAGTGCACCTCTGGCATCATCGGGTCCTTCCCGGCACTGAATGCTCGTCCGCAGTCGGCACTTCGGGATTGGCTCAAACTGATCACCGTGGCTCGTGAGGAACATGATCGTGAGCACCCGGAGAATCCGTCGGCGCCATTTGCCGTCAACCTCATCGTCCACCGGTCCAACAACCGCCTGGAAGAGGATCTGGCGACCATCGCCGAGTTCGAGGTTCCGATCGTCATCACGTCCCTCGGCGCTCGCACCGACATCAACGACGCAGTCCACGCATACGGCGGAATCGTTCTCCATGACGTCATCGACAATCGCTTTGCACGCAAGGCGATCGAGAAGGGCGCCGACGGACTGATCGCGGTAGCTGCCGGGGCCGGTGGTCATGCCGGTAGGCAGTCGCCGTTTGCCCTGATTCGGGAGATTCGTGAGTGGTTCGCCGGTCCACTGCTGTTGTCAGGTGCCATCGCTCATGGTGATTCGATTCTCGCTGCGCTCGCGGCCGGGGCCGATTTGGCATACGTCGGATCAGCTTTCATCGCAACCGAAGAGGCTAACGCGGATCCTGCGTACAAGGAGATGATCGTGGGTTCAGGGGCCTCCGACATCGTCTATTCCAACCTGTTCACCGGAGTACACGGAAACTACCTGCGGGGCAGCATCGTTGCCGCCGGCTTGGACCCCGACAACCTGGCCGAATCCGATCCATCCGCAATGAGTTTCGCGACCAACGACACCGATACCAAGGCCTGGCGTGACATCTGGGGCGCCGGACAGGGCATCGGAGCGATCGATGCAGTCCTTCCGACGCATGTAGTAGTAGAGCGTCTCGCCGCCGAGTACTCTGCCGCGCGAGAACGAATCTGCCGACTCTAG
- a CDS encoding LysR family transcriptional regulator: MEFRQMEYFLAVVENKGINGAAAALGVAQPTVSQALRGLERELGVRLFHRIGRGMVLSAAGRSLVGPSRQVLRDVAAAAEQLTASDGAIVGRLDIMAFPALTSGTIVDLIAEFCRRYPQARVRFSELEREDNLESLIRDGHCEFAVAHLPLEAGEGLEIVELGEQEYRLVYPAGTELPEGPVRLSEMPDIPMVFVPRGAAMGDAIEDSIRKAGTRTELAVVTEQRESRLPMVIAGLGGSLVERSVAKSMPGQVVERACEPRFLRAYGLAFDPSTLSPVGQVFVNLIHEYLSDERRSQH, translated from the coding sequence GTGGAGTTCCGGCAGATGGAGTACTTCCTCGCAGTGGTCGAGAACAAGGGGATCAACGGCGCCGCAGCGGCTCTCGGCGTTGCTCAGCCGACCGTGTCACAAGCGTTGCGCGGGCTCGAACGTGAACTGGGGGTGAGGCTGTTCCATCGCATCGGGCGAGGCATGGTGCTCAGTGCTGCCGGTCGCAGTCTGGTCGGCCCGAGTCGACAGGTTTTGCGAGACGTAGCTGCGGCGGCTGAACAGTTGACGGCATCCGATGGCGCCATCGTCGGTCGCCTCGACATCATGGCTTTCCCTGCACTGACCTCGGGGACGATCGTCGATCTGATTGCGGAGTTCTGTCGACGGTATCCGCAAGCACGAGTCAGATTCTCGGAACTCGAGCGTGAGGACAATCTGGAAAGTCTCATCCGGGACGGCCACTGCGAATTCGCGGTGGCTCATCTGCCGCTCGAGGCGGGCGAAGGGCTCGAAATCGTCGAATTGGGGGAGCAGGAATACCGCCTGGTCTACCCGGCTGGAACGGAACTACCCGAGGGGCCGGTACGCCTTTCGGAAATGCCGGACATTCCCATGGTATTCGTTCCTCGCGGGGCAGCGATGGGTGACGCGATCGAAGATTCGATCCGAAAGGCCGGTACCAGAACGGAACTCGCGGTGGTGACCGAGCAACGGGAGTCGCGGCTCCCGATGGTCATCGCCGGACTCGGCGGTTCGTTGGTCGAGCGCTCGGTGGCGAAATCGATGCCTGGTCAGGTGGTGGAACGGGCCTGCGAGCCGAGATTCCTGCGTGCGTACGGTCTCGCCTTCGACCCCTCGACGTTGTCGCCGGTGGGACAGGTATTCGTGAACCTGATCCACGAGTACCTGTCCGACGAACGCCGGTCACAGCACTAG
- a CDS encoding LysR family transcriptional regulator: protein MDLHFVTYFVAVVDHGGITKAAQALYISQPSLSQAIRTLERRLGATLFDRTGRRLVLTDAGRTFDLAARRILADVERAKAKVTAVRELEFGRVDVVSYSAFSIDPMVELVRRFRANFPKIVVRVLDTYGPAGVDNALRRGSAEVGVTDLSIGYEGLVTAPIATQELVLATHASLSGRLATPLADPVPRALLHSLPLVVDLGDQSNQFRGLLSEGAENVVVDCVHPVTTWELVRRGIGATVVPRRVAQQQMTDVCAFSFDPPLTRDVGIVYRSGEQSPAAAAFIATAAEMATSAVPSTEEE from the coding sequence GTGGATCTGCACTTCGTCACCTACTTCGTCGCTGTTGTCGACCACGGTGGGATAACGAAGGCCGCTCAGGCTCTCTACATTTCGCAGCCCTCGCTGTCACAGGCAATTCGTACGCTCGAGCGTCGACTCGGCGCCACGCTGTTCGACCGGACGGGCAGGCGGTTGGTTCTTACCGACGCGGGCCGCACGTTCGATCTCGCGGCCAGGAGAATCCTTGCCGACGTCGAGCGCGCGAAGGCGAAAGTGACCGCCGTTCGCGAACTCGAGTTCGGTCGTGTCGACGTCGTCTCGTACTCGGCGTTCTCGATCGATCCGATGGTCGAGTTGGTCCGGCGATTCCGGGCCAACTTCCCGAAGATCGTCGTGCGTGTTCTCGACACGTACGGCCCGGCCGGGGTCGACAATGCGTTGCGGCGAGGGTCGGCCGAAGTCGGCGTCACCGATCTGAGTATCGGGTACGAAGGTTTGGTCACGGCTCCGATTGCCACTCAGGAGTTGGTGCTCGCCACCCATGCGTCGTTGTCCGGCCGACTTGCAACGCCGTTGGCGGATCCGGTTCCGCGAGCGCTCTTGCACAGTTTGCCGCTGGTGGTCGATCTCGGTGATCAATCGAATCAGTTCCGGGGCTTGCTCAGCGAAGGCGCCGAGAACGTAGTCGTGGACTGTGTCCACCCTGTGACCACGTGGGAACTCGTGCGTCGAGGGATCGGCGCCACTGTAGTGCCGAGAAGGGTTGCGCAACAGCAGATGACAGACGTCTGCGCCTTCTCCTTCGATCCGCCGCTGACACGCGACGTCGGTATCGTCTATCGCTCGGGCGAGCAATCCCCGGCGGCCGCTGCATTCATCGCGACGGCTGCGGAAATGGCCACCTCCGCCGTTCCGTCCACGGAAGAGGAGTGA
- a CDS encoding crotonase/enoyl-CoA hydratase family protein — MSVVLTDFADGVAVITLNRPEAKNAVNLELAQALAAAIDEFEERSDLTIGILTGSGGTFCAGMDLKGFARGERPSLPGRGFAGLTEAPPSKPLIAAVEGWALAGGCELALAADLIVASTDAKFGLPEVKRGLAAAAGGLLRLPKILPYQLAMEIAITGDPLSATVAHHHGLVNRLAEPGQALTVARELAARVAANGPLAVRATKQVLAMSAKYTDPDAFVAQREFIDPVFTSRDAKEGATAFAEKRSPVWSGS, encoded by the coding sequence ATGAGCGTCGTGCTCACCGACTTCGCCGACGGCGTTGCCGTCATCACCCTCAATCGTCCCGAGGCCAAGAACGCGGTCAACCTGGAACTCGCACAGGCACTCGCAGCCGCGATCGACGAGTTCGAGGAACGTTCCGATCTCACCATCGGCATTCTGACCGGATCTGGTGGAACCTTCTGCGCCGGTATGGATCTGAAGGGATTTGCGCGCGGAGAGCGGCCATCGCTACCGGGTCGTGGTTTTGCCGGTCTGACCGAGGCACCGCCGTCGAAGCCGCTGATCGCAGCCGTCGAAGGTTGGGCACTCGCCGGCGGTTGCGAACTGGCCTTGGCGGCCGACTTGATCGTGGCGTCCACGGACGCGAAATTCGGCCTGCCCGAAGTGAAGCGGGGACTTGCCGCGGCCGCCGGCGGGCTCCTACGTCTGCCGAAAATTCTTCCGTATCAGTTGGCCATGGAAATCGCGATCACGGGGGATCCGCTCAGTGCCACCGTGGCGCACCATCACGGCTTGGTCAATCGGCTCGCCGAACCGGGACAGGCGCTGACCGTCGCACGCGAGCTTGCGGCCCGAGTAGCGGCTAACGGTCCACTGGCTGTTCGCGCGACCAAGCAGGTACTGGCAATGTCCGCCAAGTACACCGATCCGGATGCCTTTGTCGCGCAACGCGAATTCATCGATCCGGTCTTCACCTCTCGTGATGCCAAGGAGGGCGCCACGGCATTTGCCGAGAAGCGCTCTCCCGTGTGGAGTGGTTCATGA
- a CDS encoding MBL fold metallo-hydrolase, which yields MIVTEDVGVAQREAWANKVLPPVEQVRDGLWSIPVPMPDNPLRYVLVYALALDDGLALIDVGWDHEQSWQALVDGIASIGYHISEVRYAAITHLHPDHFGLAPRLRQVSGATLAMHVADATLLGYHGPEQTRDDISGWNLQLSELGAPAEVLDASRVDLVRFAEHETIDIVLGDGDSLDLPGWNLRAQWTPGHTPGHLCFVEEDRGLLFSGDHMLPRISPNISTIPGELENPLHRYLLSLEATTTLGECEVLPAHEYRFRGIADRARQLMGHHEERLAEIVAAVQDEPESTAWELSRTISWSRPFEQMSPRLLRLAVRETHAHLVVLAKREIVTPSGGTPVRWSIRAQ from the coding sequence ATGATCGTGACCGAAGACGTCGGTGTCGCACAACGTGAGGCGTGGGCGAACAAAGTCCTTCCACCGGTCGAACAGGTGCGGGACGGATTGTGGTCGATCCCTGTTCCCATGCCGGACAACCCTTTGCGTTACGTGCTCGTTTACGCACTCGCGCTCGACGACGGACTTGCCCTCATCGACGTCGGTTGGGATCACGAACAGTCGTGGCAGGCTCTCGTCGACGGCATAGCATCGATCGGATACCACATTTCCGAAGTGCGCTATGCGGCAATCACGCACCTGCATCCCGATCACTTCGGTCTGGCGCCGCGTCTTCGGCAGGTCAGCGGCGCAACGCTTGCGATGCACGTGGCCGACGCGACGCTCCTCGGATACCACGGTCCCGAGCAGACCCGCGACGACATCAGTGGCTGGAACCTGCAATTGTCCGAACTCGGCGCACCGGCCGAAGTGCTCGACGCGTCTCGGGTCGACCTGGTGCGGTTCGCCGAGCATGAAACCATCGACATTGTTCTGGGAGATGGTGATTCACTCGATCTTCCCGGGTGGAATCTCCGGGCCCAGTGGACACCGGGGCACACTCCCGGACATCTCTGCTTCGTGGAAGAGGACAGAGGCTTGTTGTTCAGCGGCGATCACATGCTGCCGAGGATCAGCCCGAACATCTCCACGATTCCCGGTGAACTCGAGAACCCGCTTCATCGTTATCTTCTCTCGCTCGAGGCGACGACAACACTGGGCGAGTGCGAAGTGCTTCCGGCACATGAATATCGATTCCGTGGGATCGCCGATCGTGCACGTCAATTGATGGGGCACCACGAGGAGCGATTGGCGGAGATCGTGGCTGCGGTGCAGGATGAGCCTGAATCCACGGCCTGGGAACTCTCACGCACGATCTCCTGGTCTCGCCCGTTCGAACAGATGTCGCCGCGACTACTTCGCTTGGCAGTCCGCGAAACCCATGCTCATCTTGTTGTTTTGGCCAAGCGGGAGATCGTGACACCGTCCGGCGGCACACCCGTGCGCTGGAGCATTCGCGCGCAGTGA
- a CDS encoding long-chain-fatty-acid--CoA ligase has product MSELHLPNRIRHSASTRPSDPAITCGDRMLTWAELDGETSTLASALAEVTTTGARVGALLRMGLEGAETFIACAKAGAVFIPLNWRLNPLELVDIAEDAELDVLIVDDEFAAGAAAMSAALPDIEVITVGAAGVLPDSRTWAEFVASGTGVDPGHGHDPDAAVLQLYTSGTTGRPKGVVATHRNLYNEPEGFDVYEFGSNAVALDALPLFHIAGAGWMSTCLSAGVPLVLLGDMAPARVADAIATHRVTHAFLVPAVIQTLVDLPTLDSFDLTSLEVVAYGASPITPALLAHAMTVLNCKFVQRYGMTETTGSVSVLRAYDHHVSGPRSELLRSAGKPMIGVEISIRDVTTGEELPPNSSGEIVARSRNNTRGYWRRDRETAELFTHDGFLRTGDAGHLDDEGYLFVTDRLKDMIITGGENVYPIEVESILAEHPSVAEVAVVGVPDKRWGESVTAVVKLVDGADVPSVDELIAFSTAKLASYKKPRQIHFVDSLPRNASGKLLKSSLRTMLNASGEAS; this is encoded by the coding sequence GTGAGCGAGCTTCACCTACCCAACCGGATACGTCACTCGGCGTCGACACGGCCGTCCGATCCGGCAATCACGTGCGGCGACCGAATGTTGACTTGGGCTGAGCTGGATGGCGAGACCAGCACCTTGGCGAGTGCGCTGGCAGAAGTGACCACAACGGGTGCTCGTGTCGGTGCGCTACTGCGTATGGGGCTCGAAGGTGCGGAAACCTTCATCGCATGTGCGAAGGCAGGCGCTGTGTTCATACCGTTGAACTGGCGGCTCAACCCACTCGAACTCGTCGACATCGCCGAGGACGCGGAGCTCGACGTCTTGATCGTCGATGACGAGTTCGCCGCGGGGGCGGCGGCGATGTCCGCAGCGTTGCCGGACATCGAGGTCATAACCGTGGGAGCTGCAGGGGTCCTGCCGGATTCGCGAACCTGGGCGGAGTTCGTGGCATCAGGGACCGGTGTCGACCCCGGACACGGGCACGATCCGGACGCAGCAGTTCTGCAGCTGTACACGTCCGGGACAACCGGCCGGCCCAAGGGCGTCGTGGCCACGCACCGGAATCTGTACAACGAGCCCGAGGGGTTCGATGTCTACGAATTCGGTTCGAATGCAGTCGCACTCGATGCACTTCCCCTCTTTCACATCGCCGGTGCCGGCTGGATGAGTACATGCTTGTCGGCCGGAGTGCCTTTGGTGCTGCTCGGAGACATGGCGCCTGCTCGGGTCGCTGATGCCATCGCGACCCACCGCGTCACCCACGCATTTCTGGTGCCTGCAGTCATTCAGACGCTGGTAGATCTGCCGACTCTCGACAGTTTCGATCTGACCAGCCTGGAGGTGGTCGCCTATGGGGCGTCACCGATCACTCCGGCGCTCCTCGCCCACGCGATGACTGTCTTGAACTGCAAATTCGTTCAGCGATACGGGATGACCGAGACGACGGGTTCGGTATCCGTCCTTCGTGCTTACGACCATCATGTGAGCGGGCCGCGTTCGGAGTTGCTTCGCTCTGCGGGCAAGCCGATGATCGGCGTCGAGATCTCGATTCGAGACGTCACCACTGGTGAGGAATTGCCGCCCAATAGTTCCGGTGAGATCGTCGCGCGCAGTAGAAACAACACTCGCGGATACTGGCGACGTGACCGTGAGACCGCCGAATTGTTCACCCACGACGGTTTCCTCCGAACGGGGGACGCCGGCCATCTGGACGACGAGGGGTATCTGTTCGTCACCGATCGACTCAAGGACATGATCATCACCGGCGGAGAGAACGTCTATCCGATCGAGGTGGAATCCATTCTGGCCGAGCACCCCTCGGTCGCCGAGGTCGCGGTGGTCGGGGTTCCCGACAAGCGCTGGGGTGAATCCGTGACCGCAGTGGTCAAACTGGTCGACGGTGCCGACGTGCCGAGCGTCGACGAGTTGATCGCTTTCAGCACAGCGAAGTTGGCGTCGTACAAGAAACCTCGCCAGATCCATTTCGTGGACTCCCTACCTCGCAACGCGAGCGGAAAACTGCTCAAGTCGAGCCTGCGGACCATGCTGAACGCGAGCGGAGAAGCATCATGA
- a CDS encoding LysR family transcriptional regulator gives MQAPGMDIRSAQYLVAVVDHGSVTAAADVLRISQPSLSQAVRNLERTLGATLFERTTRGLAPTTVGLAVADSARTLLADVARAEAAVAAVTALRAGELAIAVQSDLAIDPVAEVAGRLHLTAPGIRFSTNASANAQDVRALVRAGTCELGFLETHPGTEVSDGLREIAVSTQETVLSIPIRLATDLPDPVPRTVVARLPMVVEASAVRRGHSIDDDLELTDVVVEVPDRLAVREMVGQGVGAALLPRSIAEQDSPASEVRSLFPPITRQTILVYRDGPLSPAGSAYIENISPRHKPSTNSLPNGESVSGSNSTP, from the coding sequence ATGCAGGCACCCGGGATGGACATACGCAGCGCGCAATATCTCGTCGCGGTCGTCGATCACGGCAGCGTCACTGCCGCCGCGGACGTCCTGCGTATCTCGCAACCGTCCCTCTCGCAGGCCGTGCGCAACCTCGAACGAACTCTCGGAGCCACACTCTTCGAGCGCACCACTCGCGGTCTGGCTCCCACCACGGTCGGACTGGCAGTTGCCGATTCTGCCCGTACGTTGCTCGCCGACGTTGCTCGGGCCGAGGCCGCGGTGGCTGCGGTAACCGCTTTGCGCGCCGGGGAACTCGCCATAGCAGTTCAGTCCGATCTCGCCATCGACCCTGTTGCAGAGGTCGCCGGACGCCTCCATCTGACGGCACCCGGAATTCGGTTCTCCACGAACGCCTCCGCCAACGCACAGGACGTGCGCGCGCTCGTCAGAGCAGGTACGTGTGAACTCGGGTTTCTCGAGACCCACCCGGGTACCGAAGTCTCCGACGGGCTTCGAGAAATTGCCGTGAGCACCCAGGAAACGGTCTTGTCGATCCCCATTCGCCTGGCCACAGACCTCCCCGATCCGGTTCCGCGCACCGTGGTCGCGCGCCTGCCAATGGTGGTCGAGGCATCCGCAGTTCGGCGCGGGCACTCGATCGACGACGATCTGGAACTCACCGACGTCGTCGTGGAAGTGCCAGATCGCCTTGCTGTCCGGGAAATGGTCGGGCAAGGTGTAGGCGCCGCGCTGCTGCCCAGATCGATCGCCGAACAAGACTCACCGGCATCTGAGGTTCGCTCGCTTTTCCCACCGATCACCCGGCAGACGATCTTGGTCTACCGCGACGGCCCGCTCTCACCGGCCGGGTCTGCGTACATCGAGAACATCTCCCCACGTCACAAGCCCTCCACGAACAGCCTGCCCAACGGCGAGAGCGTCTCCGGATCGAACTCGACGCCGTAA
- a CDS encoding LysR family transcriptional regulator — translation MDLRQIEYFLAVAGGESLSTAAQNLSVTKPSLSQGIRGLERELGVELFHRVGRGLVLTAAGRALVGPARQMTRSSAAAFDVAIGTADEPRGRLDICSAAHGLEGPIARIVADFRERWPAVTVRVGELPQGATSEQVLADGACEVVFSYWPPDMSALSTKVLGVNEYWLAVPSGVHPDVWPNGVKPAAGEPVSLTALPDLPVVGVLKHSRARLAIESSLQAAGARTRMSTELAQRETVGAFVFAGLGMAFMERSLAERSVASGAEIFPVEPPISLNYGVEFDPETLSPLGRLFVEGL, via the coding sequence GTGGACCTACGTCAGATCGAGTACTTCCTTGCCGTTGCCGGTGGTGAGTCCTTGTCGACGGCTGCGCAGAATCTGTCGGTCACCAAGCCGTCGCTGTCGCAGGGTATTCGTGGCCTCGAGCGCGAACTCGGAGTCGAACTGTTTCACCGTGTCGGTCGCGGTTTGGTGCTGACGGCAGCAGGTCGGGCGTTGGTAGGGCCGGCGAGGCAGATGACTCGCAGCAGCGCGGCCGCGTTCGACGTCGCGATCGGTACGGCCGACGAGCCTCGTGGCCGGCTCGACATCTGCTCCGCGGCACATGGTCTCGAAGGTCCGATCGCACGCATCGTGGCGGACTTTCGTGAGCGGTGGCCTGCTGTGACCGTTCGGGTCGGTGAGTTGCCGCAGGGTGCAACGTCTGAGCAGGTGTTGGCAGACGGCGCGTGCGAGGTGGTCTTCAGTTACTGGCCACCCGACATGTCGGCGCTGTCCACGAAAGTGTTGGGGGTGAACGAGTACTGGCTGGCAGTGCCGTCGGGGGTTCATCCCGACGTCTGGCCGAATGGTGTGAAACCCGCTGCGGGAGAGCCGGTGTCATTGACGGCATTGCCCGATCTCCCCGTGGTGGGTGTGCTCAAACACTCGCGGGCTCGCCTTGCCATCGAGTCGTCTCTGCAGGCCGCCGGGGCCCGGACTCGGATGTCGACGGAGTTGGCGCAGCGGGAGACCGTCGGCGCGTTCGTCTTTGCTGGTTTGGGCATGGCATTCATGGAGCGTTCGTTGGCCGAGAGATCGGTCGCGTCCGGCGCGGAGATATTTCCGGTGGAGCCGCCGATCTCACTGAATTACGGCGTCGAGTTCGATCCGGAGACGCTCTCGCCGTTGGGCAGGCTGTTCGTGGAGGGCTTGTGA
- a CDS encoding chitobiase/beta-hexosaminidase C-terminal domain-containing protein: MRRTTIAIAAVTAALAVPGIAPAESHAEPGWGSSSFEWGSSSGENNTPPAAPGVSVPGGRYEHPVDLTFTAERGATVRYTLDGTTPTTDSQAATPGRPLHIAQDTNVTVAAFRGDHASAAVSFGYLIKTSEKPLAQVVVMSDVHVGDHANNDKKYESFFDTIGSIFPKPDAILSNGDMINDNGDGKGPDHKIVAEIFQANLARKGMNDTQLLISNGNHDASLAAIRAGYPAEWFPDSGGGYYESDVNGVHLFTVNTETYNNDSAQRNWLKSRLTEITAESGNLTKPILVQGHRPASNTAMDGQQASNPRLTEDLSAFPQAIFFSGHSHLNNNDDRSIHQRDFTSVNDGSMSYIEIDHGYQMVTESGLANRFESPTAQALFVEVYQDRTEINRINMAADKHDIYAGGAWSANWQPPYSSAGTLSGSGWTVELDGSTNQQIKDNFRYTSGARNTHAPEFTSSTPLSVTTGENGATALRIAQAKDDQMVHHYAVEVTDTATGAKVVSSKVLSDFYFMPRPNSLDIPIPDAAAGTAYEARVEAVDAYGNRSPVTTLAFTR, translated from the coding sequence GTGAGACGTACGACCATCGCGATAGCAGCCGTGACCGCGGCTCTCGCCGTTCCCGGCATCGCCCCCGCCGAATCCCACGCCGAACCCGGCTGGGGCAGTTCGTCCTTCGAATGGGGCAGCTCTTCGGGCGAGAACAACACGCCGCCCGCAGCGCCCGGCGTCAGCGTCCCCGGCGGACGGTACGAGCACCCCGTCGACCTGACCTTCACCGCCGAGCGCGGCGCCACCGTCCGCTACACCCTGGACGGAACGACACCCACCACCGACAGCCAAGCTGCCACGCCGGGACGTCCGCTGCACATCGCACAGGACACCAACGTCACTGTCGCAGCTTTCCGAGGCGATCACGCGAGCGCGGCCGTCTCGTTCGGCTACCTGATCAAGACCTCGGAAAAGCCGCTGGCTCAGGTCGTCGTGATGTCCGACGTCCACGTCGGCGATCACGCGAACAACGACAAGAAGTACGAAAGCTTCTTCGACACAATCGGTTCCATCTTCCCGAAACCCGATGCTATCCTCTCCAACGGGGACATGATCAACGACAACGGAGACGGCAAGGGGCCCGACCACAAGATCGTCGCAGAAATCTTCCAGGCAAACCTCGCCCGGAAGGGCATGAACGACACACAACTCCTGATCTCCAACGGCAATCACGATGCAAGTCTCGCGGCGATCAGAGCCGGATATCCGGCGGAGTGGTTCCCGGATTCCGGTGGCGGATACTACGAATCCGACGTCAATGGTGTCCATCTCTTCACGGTCAACACCGAAACCTACAACAATGATTCAGCGCAACGCAATTGGCTGAAGTCCCGCCTGACCGAAATCACCGCGGAGTCCGGGAACCTGACCAAGCCGATCCTGGTCCAGGGACACCGGCCGGCAAGCAACACAGCCATGGACGGGCAGCAGGCGTCGAACCCTCGATTGACCGAAGACCTGAGTGCCTTCCCTCAGGCAATCTTCTTCTCCGGGCACTCACATCTGAACAACAACGACGACCGGTCGATCCATCAGCGTGACTTCACGTCGGTCAACGACGGCTCGATGTCGTACATCGAAATCGATCACGGCTACCAGATGGTGACCGAGTCCGGTCTCGCGAACCGTTTCGAATCACCCACTGCCCAAGCGCTCTTCGTCGAGGTCTACCAGGACCGCACGGAAATCAACCGAATCAACATGGCGGCAGACAAGCACGACATCTACGCCGGTGGCGCGTGGTCAGCCAACTGGCAGCCGCCGTACTCGAGCGCGGGCACGCTGAGCGGTTCGGGGTGGACGGTCGAACTCGACGGGTCGACCAACCAGCAGATCAAGGACAACTTCCGCTACACCTCGGGCGCACGGAACACGCACGCGCCGGAGTTCACCTCGAGCACTCCGCTCTCGGTGACGACCGGCGAAAACGGTGCGACCGCACTGAGGATCGCGCAGGCCAAGGACGATCAGATGGTGCACCACTACGCCGTCGAGGTCACGGACACAGCCACCGGAGCGAAGGTGGTCTCGTCGAAGGTGCTCTCGGACTTCTACTTCATGCCGCGGCCGAACAGCCTCGACATTCCGATTCCCGATGCCGCAGCGGGCACCGCATACGAAGCCCGCGTCGAAGCCGTTGACGCATACGGCAACCGGTCACCGGTGACAACCCTGGCCTTCACCCGCTGA